Proteins from one Erpetoichthys calabaricus chromosome 11, fErpCal1.3, whole genome shotgun sequence genomic window:
- the LOC127529681 gene encoding uncharacterized protein LOC127529681 yields the protein MMSELQEEIKQTILSVIPSLPENPLNQLVEKLIGLGVESFEDLMYVKEEDILEFIQPIQCRKLLNAWKHHEQESSILAEEFVQPSSPQHSPQTSSSGSSVSSMGYSASSTSVSPVFVTWPETFQVPWDSMPTGIQMAIAKCQRLSPADRRQMIRVLADEIRKHESNPTRSQCLIVVRQIVKQYPKSFADMIGDKQIAGGYASLLSQLKVRIEHLNRNNTLSHHQIQSNES from the exons ATGATGTCTGAGTTacaagaagaaattaaacaaactaTATTGTCAGTAATACCAAGCCTTCCTGAGAACCCACTCAATCAATTAGTTGAGAAACTTATAGGCCTGGGAGTAGAGAGTTTTGAAGATTTAATGTATGTGAAAGAAGAGGACATCTTAGAGTTCATACAGCCTATCCAGTGCCGAAAACTGCTCAATGCCTGGAAACATCACG AACAAGAAAGCAGCATTTTGGCTGAGGAATTTGTTCAACCTAGCTCTCCTCAACATTCACCACAAACAAGCTCCTCAGGCTCCTCAGTAAGTAGCATGGGATATAGTGCATCTTCTACCAGTGTGTCTCCTGTGTTTGTTACCTGGCCTGAAACCTTTCAAGTACCCTGGGACTCAATGCCAACTGGTATACAAATGGCTATTGCAAAATGCCAGAGACTTTCACCTGCTGACCGAAGACAAATGATAAGGGTCCTTGctgatgaaataagaaaacatgaaTCAAATCCCACTAGATCACAATGCCTTATAGTTGTTCGCCAAATAGTCAAGCAGTATCCAAAGAGTTTTGCAGACATGATTGGTGACAAGCAGATTGCAGGTGGATACGCTTCTCTTCTGTCACAGCTCAAAGTGCGCATAGAGCATCTGAACCGGAACAACACACTAAGTCACCATCAGATCCAGAGTAATGAGAGTTGA